The Vespula pensylvanica isolate Volc-1 chromosome 24, ASM1446617v1, whole genome shotgun sequence genome includes the window TCGGCGATTTCTACGcatgataagaaataatatgcgTGAGTAAATCAATTGAcatttttgtcattttctatttttatactgATGGTTCTAAAAATCCTGTTGCTTATAAATATCCCTTATAATTTGATCTTTCATTTGATAGCTCATTATTATCGGATTCTGTTTTAATTTGttggaaaaaattattttctcgaacTTCTAACGATTGCCGCTTAGTGTCGCCCTAGGACTTTCGGAATTATTTCCCTCACAATTTTTGAATAgaatgtaaatacatacattgtatatattctgttataaatattttgaaaataataacaacaattttGAATTTGAAgtaattattctataatactTATTTAGCTACTTCTGCttcagcttcttcttcttgattaaaaatgatccaattttcaatttttctatgCAATAAAGCATCATTGCTTGGTCCAATAAGTGCACGaccaattttaatatttttttgtcctAATTGTAGATATTTTTCAGCAACTTCCATAATGTGTTCTTTAGTTACACATTTTAACTGTTCTCTGTGTGCTTGTATCTCGTCATTGGTAAGATTATGAGTGAATTTAAGCATACCGCGATTGCCTGGAGATACTGGAGCATCAACTTGTTGGAAGACTCCTAGTTTTGCttcatctatttctctttgagaCAATTTGTAATTCTTAAGAAATTCATATGTTCTATCAAAAGTATCAAATGTTTGAGTAGAATTAGGATCTCGATAGGAATAGAATGTAAATATTCCTGCAGAAGTCAATGTAGCTCCACCACCGTAAGCTCCAcctttttctcgaatttcaGGATGCAAATAAATTGATGTAAGAAGTTTAGAGAGTACACGTAACATGGCATATTCTGGATTTGTATATGGTACTGTTAAAATGGCTTTTGAAGAATAATTAACTGTGTATGGTAAAACATAatgaattgaattttcttcaacattattatcatcagcTGACGTAATAATATATGGCTTCTTTGCATTATCTTTTAATGATTCATAAAATGTACCGATCCTTTCTAAGATACTTTCTTTATGTTCACTTGATAAATTAATAGCAGATCTTAAatgttctttatttaaaacatgTTTAGCAATTTCCTTCATTTGATGCAATATTGGAGTTAAATCTTGAAGTTGTGCTATACTCTTCATTCTTCCTACATACTGTAATccagataaattttctttaagttTAGCAACTGAAGAAACCAAGCTGTTAGCAGTACTCATTGCATATATATGCCCTTGATCAGCAATTCCATTCACTAAATGTGCTGCATTCATTTTAACTAATGTGTCAAATCTTTGAAGATCAtctaattttacattattaaataattctgaCCATAATTTCCACATATCATTCATGTTTCGATCTAAACAATAAGATTCTATCATAATACCTTCTTCATATTCCATGACATTACTTTTATGTTCAGCAACAtgattcataaaatttaagCCACCAGTTTTTAACTGTATCATTTGATCGAAAGTTCtgtaatcataattttttgtacCCATCTTggcaataatattgttaaaaagtggtagtaaattttttaattcctgtGATAATTTCTGTGTATTAAGAATTCCACGATAATAAGAAATTCCATTAGTTGGTTGTACACTCACTTGCAATGGAATACcagagatatttaaatttgttaattgatATCGTTCTACATCTTCTTTTAAGTCTTGTATTCTCAGAGTAGGAAGAACTTCTgcatcatcttttttttcctgttcaGCTAGTAACATCAATCCTTCCTTATAAACATTATCTAACTCTTCTTTAGATagttcctttaatttttttgttaacaattCTTGTTCTGCAGCAGCTTTATCAGCATCATATCTCTCATTAGGTGACATTGTTAACGTTAATCTATGTTTgttgtttattaaataattctgcactaaattttgtaaatattgagGATTCTCCTTCATTTCATTTATGAGCTTTTTAACTGCTTCATTGATTCTCAGTGATTGAATAATATCACCATTATGATTCCATAATGGGGTTACATTAAACAAAAGATGTAATCCAAAGTTTGAAGTTTGATGTTTTATACTTAATTCGATACCATGTAGAATAGCCTCTACGTGATCTTTTTCAAAACCTTCTGTAATGACTTTTTGCAAAGTTTCGTCAAAAATTTGTTCTACTTTAGAAAAATCTTCAAGCTTGACACCTTGTAGACTTACAACAAACATGGTATCTTTACACTGCGCATCATATCCAGTTATCGGACCGAAGCCGGTACTTATATTTGATTCTACTAAGCTTTTGTAAAATGCTGAATTTGGACCTTTTAACAATAATTGCgacaatacatatatttcaaatgttcTTTGCACATCAGTTATATCATTACATAAGTGTCCTATTACAATAGAACCTTGCCTACTTGGATCTGCAATCATAGGATCTGGTCTACAGGAAATATGTTCATATTTAGGTTTATCCCATCGCTTTTCCGAAGGAACTTGTGATCCAGATGTATCAATCCTGTCTGATAAGAAAAGATAGCGATCATTGATGAACTTTAAATGCTCTTCAAGTGGAAAATTCCCATATGAATAAAATCGTGCATTAGAAGGATGATAATAAGTTGCATGAAAATTTAAGAGAtcagaatattttaaattaggAATAACGAGAGGGTCTCCTCCAGAAATGATTGCATATGTGTGACTTGGTAGGATTGAATTTAACAATCGTTCAGCCAATATAGCTTGATTTTCATTAAAGActcctttcatttcattaaaaactactcctttaaaaataataggagTATTTTTGTCATTTACATCAGCATGTTCCAATCTCCATCCTTCTTGTCGAAAATCCAATTCTCTAAGATTAGGTTTAAAAACAGAATCCAAGTATACTGATTGCAAATTCCTGAAGTCTTTCAAATTTTGTGTTGAAAATGGATATATAGTATAGTCTGGACCAGTCATGGCATTCATGAAAGTAGCTAAAGATCTTCTAAGcattttaaaaaatggatCTCTACAAGGGTATCTTTCACTGCCACATAGAGTTGTATGTTCTAGTATATGTGGTAGACCAGTAGAATCCATAGGTGTCGTGCGAAATCCAATAGAAAATACATTGTTACTGTCATCTCTGGCTAAGTGTACATATTGTGCTCCGGTAGATAAATGAGTCAACCTTACTGCAGTAAGATACATTTCATCTATTCTTGCAACTTCATCTATTATAAAACCATGTAGGACAGTTCCTTTCTTGAATTTATCAGATGGGTAATGTATTACATctctattataatttattgtttcatattttacatttgCAGAGTAAAAACGTTTTAAACGTTGCAAGAAGTTCTGTTGTTGTGAATAGGTTTGacgtgaaaattttaatatatttaacattttatttgatgctgaaaatattattactgaaaaaatcaatcaactgaaaaaataaattaattatatcaatgaaaaataacattaatgtCATATTCATAGATTTGTACAATTGAccaaatttatatcgttaatcaaaataaacatACATAATCATTAatctgttaataataaataataaaacgaattaatgaaaaataataaaattcataagtATTCCActttaattgttttaaattaaacagAAATGTACTTTACAAGATTTCTACAATACGCTTCGCAGTCTTATTAAAGAACGTTTACTGGAATAAATGTAAACGCTAGGTACAATTTGTACAAATTGTACAAATCCTGATgcaataaaatgattattaacgacacgttataagaaattttaccTCAATTAATAAGATTTCGTAAATACAAATTTACTCTTTCACGTTTCCTTATCgtcttaaataaaacaattttacatataatttcaaacaatCAAATATTGTCgtctttttatctatccacCTTTTTCAAATCAGGTCGAAAGTAAGCGGTCGATCCAGAATTTTACCGATTTTGCAGACGATTTTAACCgaacattgaaataataatcattagaGTGTtatcaagaataaaaattcgtagTTTGCTGACTAGTTGCGCCTTTACGATATAATCGTAATCTGTTCGTAATCCAGAAATATCATACCATGGACAAATCTTTAGatttaattttccattttcatttGTGGCGATACGAAATAAGTCGaactttttttactcttaGCGAGTTgcatgtttattaattaatatagcgagaaacgaaaaaagaaaaattaaaaaaagacgttagggagagagaaaagccaTTGGCTGTTCGCGAAATCGTCGATTGAAAATTAGCGACGAGGTTTCATTCGACTGGACCAATCGCGTGTCGGAAATGTTAAGACATCAGGGCGCCGTGTCGCGGAGGCgctaagaaatttctttcttctctcgaatGCGTACGTGTACCGCGCCGAGTGAAAGATGCAAGTTCTATGACGATCGAAAGAACGCGCAAAGTGCTATCGGTCTGACTTCCGTGGCCAATACAGAGAGCGAGACCGTCAACCGATTGTCGTCACACCGTGTTTGAGGTCCGACATGGGCCGCGGATGAGTGCTATCAACCGTGACCGATTTATGCCGGGACGATCGGCGTTAAAGTGTCGCGCGTTGTAGTTATGACGGTGAAGCGCACTCGATCATATTGCAAGCGCTTCGGCGAATTGTCGGTACGCGCGAGTGGAGGCTCTCGAATGGCGCCCACGCAGGACGTATACCGGAGAGTGCGATGCTAAcaagtagtaatagtagtagtagtagtagtagtagaagtccAGCTGACTCTGACAAAATGGTAGGGCCCTCTCTATCGGCGGGAGGTTATAGATTCGTACGTGCTACATAATCCGGTACCGTCGCGGTTAGGGTACGATGAGTACTGATAATCATGATCAGTCCAAGCCcaaaccaccaccaccaccatcgtcaTCGGCATCGGCATCGGCATCGGTatcggcagcagcagcagcagcagcggcggcaacattaccaccaccaccgccgccgccaccgctaCCACCTCCACCTGCGATACCGCCATCGccatcaccactaccaccatcgtCTACGCGGAACAACGTCCCCGTCGACGAGTACGCTTTCGACGGCACGCGCATCAAGAAAGAACAAAGTGACATTTGTTTCGAGAACGGCGACGGCGCCGGTGCCAGCAACGTCAGTGGAGGCGGCGGTGGTGGCAACGGTGGTGGCAGCGGTGCTGGAGGAAACGGTGGAATCACAAAAGCCGGTATCAACGACAACAAGAGACCGCCGGCCACCCCCGCTCCCATTGCCGGTAGGCTCTCCAACGGCTTCCACGAAGGCGACCTACTTCAGGACATCATCGCGGCCAAGTTCACGACCCTGGCGAATCACGGCTCCACCGGCAAGAACGACAAGATTCGTCTGATGATTGAGGACAGCGTCAGGTTTATACTCTCGACCTTCATTTCAtccttatttatttcctcTAATCacaacatttcttttcttttttcacacacctgttttattctttcttttttcgattaattcagAATTCGCTAAGTCGAAGGCTACGACTCCTGATCGGAATACAGAATTGTCTTTTATAAGTGTTCGTAATTAATTGATGTATACGGGACGCAACCCAGACGCGATCCAGTCGTTTCGTGCAAATCGACAAGTGCTTTATGAGATTATTCGATATAGTCAAATCTACTGATATCACTGTTCTCggattgtattttttcttacattgtATATTTTGCCGCAGTTCTATACCTGAACGGAATTGTACCTCTTATTTATAATGGATTCTTGCTCGGAAATAATTCGCGAATGTATAGAGTTGTtactcgatatatatttatattttattgacgATGTTCTCTTTTAATAGTTTATTACAATagtcgtttgaaatattttcgagttGGATCGAGTAATCGATATCGTGATTACTTCTGAAGTTAACTTCGAGTTCTTTCGAATTGTATTTTTGGCGCTtctattttaacgaaaaaaagaaacaattagcATATTCATAAAAGAATGTGCACATTTCGCGTTCAGCACAATTTCTTGATGATTAATTGTTGTCGCATGTTCTTTCCGCGTCGATCTTTACgatttgttaatataaataaacccctttctcatcgatttttatcgcGAAAGATTTATTAGGGATTAAAATGtcacgtaataatatattttaaattcttaataatttagtTGTTTCATAAgccatttcatttattaataattttattaataatgtatagattctttgtttaaatacatgatatataatgACGTCTTGTATGTTTGAAACAGTGAAGAATCAAAATCACGAGTTCAGGAAATATTTTCCCAAGTTGAGCAACTTAAAATAGAGGAAAAATTGTTGCTGTACCTGAAGCTTCCATTGTCATTGAACAATACTGGAGGAACTGTTGATCCATTGAGGCAGCCATTAAATCCATTAGGAAATCGTTATGAAATTCATCAGACTATTATGTGGATTAAAACACATTTGGAAGAGGATCCTGAAGTTTCCTTACCGAAACAAGAGGTCTATGAAGAATATAAgtatgtttaaaataaatgaatcgtTATTTTCAAAGATCAGTTTTGGTttctagaaaagaaattcgcataaataaatttttatgtttatgtaatatgtatttacagCATGTATTGTATAAGGAATTCTATGAAACCACTGTCAACTGCAGATTTTGGAAAAGTTATGAAACAAGTCTATCCACGGGTACGTCCTCGAAGACTAGGCACAAGAGGCAATTCTCGTTATTGCTATGCAGGAATGCGCAAGAGAGTTAAATTGGAAGCTCCGACGCTGCCTAACATATCTGGAAATCAAACTGTGAGGCAcatctaataaatttttctgatattttatCTTGTATTTTCCATAACGTGTGTATAATTGTAAAAAGGATCTTTCGTATGTCGAGAAATAATACAACATAGTAGTGATTGTGTCatctatttcatatttctagGAGGATGGtacagaagaaaatattaccgAAGAAATGTTAGGTGCTGCTTCTACATTGATTAGGGAATGGGCAGAAAGTGTGTTAGGTTTTAAATTTCCAACTTTGAGTGCCTTAGCACGTCATCTTGTGGATAATCTTTGTGTCGATACGCGATCTCTAGCTGCTGTGTGCATTTTATGCGCTTCCAGGGAACCTGATACTTCATCTAACGAAggtatatcaaataaaatataatgtgaCGTGTCGTGATGCTACTAAagtcaataaatatttgttgataGAGTCAACGACTGGTTTGTCAGTTACATCAATATCTGGAAAACCAGGAAAATTAAGAGAAGCACAAATACAATTA containing:
- the LOC122637047 gene encoding presequence protease, mitochondrial, giving the protein MLNILKFSRQTYSQQQNFLQRLKRFYSANVKYETINYNRDVIHYPSDKFKKGTVLHGFIIDEVARIDEMYLTAVRLTHLSTGAQYVHLARDDSNNVFSIGFRTTPMDSTGLPHILEHTTLCGSERYPCRDPFFKMLRRSLATFMNAMTGPDYTIYPFSTQNLKDFRNLQSVYLDSVFKPNLRELDFRQEGWRLEHADVNDKNTPIIFKGVVFNEMKGVFNENQAILAERLLNSILPSHTYAIISGGDPLVIPNLKYSDLLNFHATYYHPSNARFYSYGNFPLEEHLKFINDRYLFLSDRIDTSGSQVPSEKRWDKPKYEHISCRPDPMIADPSRQGSIVIGHLCNDITDVQRTFEIYVLSQLLLKGPNSAFYKSLVESNISTGFGPITGYDAQCKDTMFVVSLQGVKLEDFSKVEQIFDETLQKVITEGFEKDHVEAILHGIELSIKHQTSNFGLHLLFNVTPLWNHNGDIIQSLRINEAVKKLINEMKENPQYLQNLVQNYLINNKHRLTLTMSPNERYDADKAAAEQELLTKKLKELSKEELDNVYKEGLMLLAEQEKKDDAEVLPTLRIQDLKEDVERYQLTNLNISGIPLQVSVQPTNGISYYRGILNTQKLSQELKNLLPLFNNIIAKMGTKNYDYRTFDQMIQLKTGGLNFMNHVAEHKSNVMEYEEGIMIESYCLDRNMNDMWKLWSELFNNVKLDDLQRFDTLVKMNAAHLVNGIADQGHIYAMSTANSLVSSVAKLKENLSGLQYVGRMKSIAQLQDLTPILHQMKEIAKHVLNKEHLRSAINLSSEHKESILERIGTFYESLKDNAKKPYIITSADDNNVEENSIHYVLPYTVNYSSKAILTVPYTNPEYAMLRVLSKLLTSIYLHPEIREKGGAYGGGATLTSAGIFTFYSYRDPNSTQTFDTFDRTYEFLKNYKLSQREIDEAKLGVFQQVDAPVSPGNRGMLKFTHNLTNDEIQAHREQLKCVTKEHIMEVAEKYLQLGQKNIKIGRALIGPSNDALLHRKIENWIIFNQEEEAEAEVAK